A DNA window from Nitrospira sp. contains the following coding sequences:
- a CDS encoding Putative Surface antigen D15 (Evidence 3 : Putative function from multiple computational evidences; MaGe:77309158) produces MSFLHRLAVLTLCLWIGHDGLCLSSAWAGTQVIPVPSVSTTRNDGNDLGLIMPILITDPDGELKYLMAPMLIRNSIVGTRGVFNFFQYEPGGRQIQFIASLTEKIERKLVFSYVDPAFSNGRYFLQFGGSFFKNATSRFFGLGQDSVEGNETNYTDREIRANWRFGVYMNEVTQIALAQRVRDVQLQRGATNLPYTAERFGGVDGVSGESIIVGHRASFYYDTRNNLVTPTDGMAITAYAELNQNVRNGEHPIYSRYELDIKKLFPSESKRAILVVRANLQATIGTQVPFFEQSSLGGQNNLRGFGVDRYIDKHLIAISIEERIHIARTRLAGVMADFELAPFLDTGQVFGNFKDVSAKDYRMTPGIGIRGIVRPNVVGRLDYGFSREGGAIFAGLDFPY; encoded by the coding sequence ATGTCTTTCCTGCATCGACTTGCTGTATTGACCCTGTGTCTGTGGATAGGGCACGACGGGTTATGCTTGTCTTCCGCCTGGGCAGGCACGCAAGTCATCCCTGTCCCTTCGGTGTCGACGACGCGCAACGACGGGAACGATCTCGGGCTGATCATGCCGATTCTGATCACCGATCCCGATGGAGAGCTGAAGTATTTGATGGCTCCCATGCTGATTCGGAATTCGATCGTCGGCACCCGGGGAGTATTCAATTTCTTTCAGTACGAGCCGGGCGGGCGGCAAATTCAGTTTATCGCGTCGCTTACGGAAAAAATCGAACGCAAGCTCGTCTTTTCTTATGTGGATCCCGCCTTCAGTAACGGGCGGTATTTTCTGCAGTTCGGCGGATCGTTTTTCAAGAATGCCACGTCCCGGTTTTTCGGCCTTGGGCAGGATTCCGTGGAAGGCAATGAGACGAATTATACCGACCGGGAAATACGGGCTAATTGGCGGTTCGGTGTCTATATGAATGAGGTGACCCAAATCGCGTTGGCGCAGCGTGTTCGCGATGTGCAGCTCCAGCGCGGGGCGACCAATCTTCCGTATACGGCCGAGCGATTTGGAGGGGTGGACGGTGTGAGTGGGGAGTCGATCATCGTCGGGCATCGCGCGAGCTTTTATTACGATACGCGCAATAACTTGGTGACGCCGACGGACGGGATGGCCATCACGGCCTACGCGGAGTTGAATCAGAATGTGAGAAACGGAGAGCATCCGATCTATTCGCGCTATGAACTCGACATCAAGAAGCTGTTTCCCAGCGAATCTAAGCGAGCCATTCTTGTGGTGCGGGCGAATTTACAAGCGACGATCGGCACGCAGGTTCCGTTTTTTGAGCAAAGCTCGCTGGGTGGGCAGAACAATCTCCGCGGGTTCGGTGTCGACCGGTACATCGATAAACATTTGATCGCCATCAGTATTGAGGAGCGGATTCATATCGCCCGCACGAGGCTGGCCGGAGTCATGGCCGATTTTGAATTGGCGCCGTTTCTGGATACCGGGCAAGTTTTTGGGAATTTCAAAGATGTCAGCGCCAAAGATTACCGGATGACGCCAGGGATCGGCATCCGCGGCATTGTGCGGCCGAATGTCGTGGGGCGTCTCGATTATGGATTCAGCCGTGAAGGCGGCGCCATTTTCGCCGGGCTTGATTTTCCTTATTAG
- a CDS encoding Putative ABC transporter, auxiliary component, ATP-dependent toluene efflux transporter (Evidence 3 : Putative function from multiple computational evidences; MaGe:77309159), whose protein sequence is MTTHGMKILDGAMLRRVGRLALIGLVGLWLSSGLVPSQALAGPPTDSMKSTIDEVLRIIHDKELKQTAKADERRSLLEKAVAERFDYQEMSRRALGAPWNQLSDKEKQEFVSLFQTLLTNSYAEKVESYSGEGVQYLNERTEKEYAEVRTKILSGKTEIPLDYRLINHGADWRVYDVVVDGVSLVNNYRGQFTKILRASSYPDLVDQLRKKSDKLKSP, encoded by the coding sequence ATGACGACGCACGGTATGAAGATTCTCGATGGCGCAATGCTGCGGCGGGTTGGCCGCCTGGCTTTGATCGGGCTGGTGGGGCTGTGGCTGTCGTCTGGGTTGGTGCCGTCTCAGGCTCTTGCCGGTCCTCCGACGGATTCGATGAAGAGCACGATCGACGAGGTGTTGCGCATCATTCACGATAAGGAATTGAAGCAAACGGCCAAGGCCGACGAGCGGCGGTCGTTGCTGGAGAAAGCGGTGGCCGAGCGGTTCGATTACCAGGAAATGTCGCGCCGGGCGCTTGGGGCTCCCTGGAATCAACTGTCGGATAAAGAGAAGCAGGAGTTCGTGTCCTTGTTTCAGACGCTGTTGACGAATTCGTATGCGGAGAAAGTGGAGTCTTATTCGGGTGAGGGTGTGCAGTATTTGAACGAACGGACTGAAAAAGAGTACGCCGAAGTGCGGACCAAAATTCTCTCGGGGAAAACGGAAATCCCGCTCGACTATCGGCTCATCAATCACGGCGCCGATTGGCGGGTGTACGACGTGGTGGTCGATGGGGTGAGTTTGGTCAACAATTATCGCGGGCAGTTTACCAAGATTCTTCGCGCTTCGTCGTATCCCGATCTCGTCGATCAACTCCGGAAGAAATCCGACAAGCTCAAATCTCCGTAA
- a CDS encoding Outer membrane lipid asymmetry maintenance protein MlaD (MaGe:77309160) translates to MENTKLELVVGAFVLVGILCLGYLSIKLGKLEVIGGDLYEVTALFNTATGLKPGAAIEIAGVEVGRVRGISLKEDRALVTLAVNNGVKLYTDTIASIKTRGIIGEKFLALSPGGGGDPLKAGDVIRDTESGLDLEEVVSQFVHGKVN, encoded by the coding sequence ATGGAAAATACCAAGCTCGAATTGGTGGTCGGCGCGTTTGTCTTGGTCGGGATTCTGTGTCTGGGCTATCTCTCCATTAAGCTGGGAAAGCTGGAGGTGATCGGCGGCGATTTGTATGAAGTGACGGCACTGTTCAATACCGCGACTGGCTTGAAGCCTGGAGCGGCCATTGAAATTGCCGGCGTGGAAGTGGGGCGTGTCAGAGGCATCTCGCTCAAAGAAGACCGCGCGCTCGTCACGCTCGCGGTCAATAACGGGGTGAAGCTCTATACAGATACGATTGCGTCGATCAAAACGAGAGGGATTATCGGTGAAAAGTTTCTTGCGCTGTCGCCAGGCGGCGGTGGCGATCCGTTGAAGGCCGGCGATGTCATCCGGGATACCGAGTCCGGCTTGGACCTTGAGGAAGTGGTGAGTCAATTCGTTCATGGTAAAGTGAACTGA
- a CDS encoding ATP-binding cassette domain-containing protein (MaGe:77309161): protein MIKLVGVKKTLGTQPVLRGVDLTIPTGKLTTIIGRSGEGKSVLLKHMIGLFQPDEGQVWVGDVDISRLRGRPLNDVRKRFSMLFQGAALFDSMSVFENVAFPLKEKLRMKGPDVAARVNEMLERVGLAGMGHKFPAELSGGMRKRVGLARALVMRPEIVLFDEPTTGLDPLMAKAIHELITTMQRTFGFTAVMVSHEIPEIFFFSDYVAILKQGRIAVMAPPAEFIRTTDPEIQEFISVGGPVVLSGAAASS, encoded by the coding sequence ATGATCAAGCTTGTCGGGGTGAAAAAGACGCTGGGGACGCAGCCTGTATTACGGGGGGTCGATCTCACGATCCCTACTGGAAAACTGACGACGATTATCGGGCGCAGCGGCGAAGGCAAGAGTGTGCTGTTGAAGCATATGATCGGGCTATTCCAGCCTGACGAAGGCCAGGTGTGGGTTGGCGATGTCGATATTTCCCGTTTGCGTGGACGGCCGTTGAACGATGTGCGGAAGCGATTTTCGATGTTGTTTCAGGGAGCGGCGCTGTTCGACTCGATGTCGGTCTTTGAGAACGTGGCCTTCCCGTTAAAAGAAAAGTTGAGGATGAAGGGGCCCGATGTGGCGGCGAGAGTGAACGAGATGCTCGAGCGAGTCGGCTTGGCCGGCATGGGGCACAAGTTTCCGGCTGAACTGAGCGGCGGGATGAGAAAACGGGTCGGCTTGGCCCGCGCGTTAGTGATGCGGCCTGAAATCGTCTTGTTCGATGAGCCGACGACAGGACTGGATCCGTTGATGGCGAAAGCTATCCATGAATTGATTACGACGATGCAGCGCACCTTCGGATTTACAGCGGTCATGGTCAGCCATGAGATCCCGGAGATTTTTTTCTTCTCCGACTACGTCGCGATTTTGAAGCAGGGACGGATTGCGGTGATGGCTCCGCCTGCCGAATTCATCCGCACGACAGATCCAGAGATCCAGGAGTTTATTTCAGTCGGGGGGCCGGTCGTGCTGTCCGGTGCCGCTGCAAGCTCGTAA
- a CDS encoding hypothetical protein (Evidence 5 : Unknown function; MaGe:77309163) → MTILVAIGQVALKYVSKLARLRQARAMHRPAVGRVDLGLGLIRP, encoded by the coding sequence ATGACGATTCTCGTAGCGATAGGACAGGTGGCGTTGAAGTATGTTTCGAAGCTGGCCCGGTTGCGGCAAGCGCGTGCCATGCATAGACCGGCTGTAGGTAGAGTCGACTTGGGGTTAGGCCTGATTCGCCCATGA
- a CDS encoding PNPUDP1 domain-containing protein (MaGe:77309164): MLSVRSLTDASVSTTGPSFSSPPGGSLVPIRIAIFVATVWEFAAVRAALPGGRMDKAQGRPQYCASAGGGEYWVIQTGVGPQNAQAAAQEVFSRQTFALAVSSGFACALMPAAIGDILIGTKAAAIDPGGPLDYFEMEGDERQRWCALLNENRALARAAFGPFISSDRIVCRATEKVALAERTRATGLDMESAALAIEAKAAQVPFLIVRSVSDLVAEELPLDFNLFLRPTGWLKGVGAVLAHPSSLLGVNRLRRQSAIASAALTRQLRTLLTARFGAMSDSPVTVTP, encoded by the coding sequence ATGCTATCGGTTCGATCATTGACGGACGCGTCCGTTTCGACGACGGGACCGTCTTTTTCTTCTCCTCCTGGCGGTTCTCTGGTTCCTATCCGCATTGCCATTTTCGTTGCGACGGTCTGGGAGTTTGCCGCGGTGCGGGCAGCCCTTCCCGGCGGCCGCATGGACAAGGCGCAGGGGCGTCCGCAGTATTGCGCGTCGGCGGGCGGAGGGGAATACTGGGTGATTCAGACTGGGGTGGGCCCGCAGAACGCGCAGGCCGCCGCGCAGGAGGTGTTTTCGCGGCAAACGTTTGCATTGGCGGTGTCGAGCGGATTTGCCTGTGCGCTGATGCCGGCGGCCATTGGCGATATTCTGATTGGAACGAAGGCGGCGGCGATTGATCCCGGCGGGCCGCTCGATTATTTTGAGATGGAAGGGGACGAACGGCAACGGTGGTGCGCCCTGTTGAACGAGAACAGAGCCCTTGCCCGCGCGGCATTCGGCCCGTTCATTTCCTCGGATCGCATTGTCTGCCGCGCGACGGAGAAAGTGGCGTTGGCAGAGCGTACGCGCGCGACGGGGTTGGACATGGAGAGCGCGGCATTGGCGATCGAGGCCAAGGCAGCGCAGGTGCCGTTCCTCATCGTGCGGTCCGTGTCGGATTTGGTGGCGGAAGAACTGCCCCTTGACTTCAATTTGTTTCTCAGGCCCACTGGCTGGCTGAAGGGCGTCGGTGCGGTGCTCGCGCATCCGTCGAGCCTGCTGGGGGTCAATCGACTGCGACGGCAAAGCGCCATCGCGTCAGCGGCGCTGACGCGACAGCTGCGGACTTTGCTCACGGCTCGGTTCGGAGCCATGTCGGATTCACCTGTGACCGTGACACCATGA
- a CDS encoding Chromosome partition protein Smc (MaGe:77309166) — protein sequence MYLKSLDMLGFKSFAESRIEFPQGVTAIVGPNGSGKSNVVDAILWVLGEQSTKTLRSEKMEDVIFNGTELRKPLGMAEVSLIIGGLDRTALPQEGGSGLPSELTEFQELMITRRLYRNGDSEYLINKTACRLKDIRTLLMDTRAGSKGHTVIAQGQIDQILNASPQDRRELIEETAGIVRYKKQKAEALRKLDATQQNILRVRDIIAEVKKQLNSLERQARQARTYQTLQQEARSVEIELLTREFIALRAGLKDVEAEVSSLDQQESETSAGQARFATDLEQSRLRAIDIGESTGKIREELGQVEHRQAQALTAAEVERNRSQLFEQQQQQESHELEGLAAAQEELAHSLETIEASLVSLEEDLLSREQAFAELDQDMERLLHQRASAVAEEERGRLDIMQLAVLVANTEQTVAQLIARTGEVADRGTKLVAEQEELEGHRSTALTRHEALRQEYGEAGRMVAMIRAQQESVQAESAQVATEQQELDRVILQRSEELAAVDSRLQALQGVVREEMGYGREGQDEGTALKSCEGVRDAIAEWLVIPPGMDRAVEAVLGERVHGWFVDEPSVAQRAISFLREKELGRGTFIPQRPRWERAGSDAHAWWQALADQAGVVGRAVDLIQADEARAAAKDCLFDSVVIVESLEHAVRLWERQLWAGSDGPVLVTLAGEVMDASGVISGGHAHAGQGLLERRREVVSLEAKRTELTLSLESDKQRRLELQGLGQSLSLQIRQLAESLRDTEMQDLSLRKDEENLRQFMADLDVRLAGIAAEIQKGMADRQKFEQDARSAQAQLAQWLSEKAGQEASLGHVRERLTAIDRDGRAFQERVTEARLLSEGLRAKQGHEQANRLRLRQQQVESEQRRQALQSHLEGLVRDIQHSQEERSRQEALCQEFGVTAAQIKAQLVLAQEQQAQEMAVGQSLEASLDEVRRAMLAVRDSRMAVEVRRAELRTQLSAVESTLTGTYQLDPVALASGAAPSQESAVDAGGEDVAEAVPNPLAQAPQSELKEQLQKLRDRLDRMGPINLAAISEHQELDQRYTFLTTQEQDLATSIGSLKEIIQRINKTTKDMFVTTFAELQQKFAEVFGQFFPGGRAELLLVEEPAGENGEGAGGQDPGVDIVAQPPGKRLKSITMLSGGEKTLTAMALLFASFLIRPTPFCLLDEIDAPLDEENIGRFTGVLREMSKNAQFLVITHNKRTMAIADSLFGVTMEQPGVSKLVSVRLGDLQPA from the coding sequence ATGTATTTGAAATCGCTCGATATGCTGGGGTTCAAGTCATTTGCCGAATCGAGGATTGAGTTCCCGCAAGGGGTGACGGCGATCGTCGGTCCCAATGGCAGCGGCAAGAGCAATGTGGTGGACGCCATTCTCTGGGTGTTGGGCGAGCAGAGCACCAAGACGTTGCGCAGCGAAAAAATGGAAGATGTGATCTTTAACGGCACCGAATTGCGGAAACCGCTGGGGATGGCGGAGGTCTCGCTCATCATCGGCGGGCTCGATCGCACGGCGTTGCCGCAGGAGGGTGGATCGGGGTTGCCGAGCGAACTGACCGAGTTCCAGGAACTCATGATTACCCGGCGGCTCTACCGGAACGGCGACAGCGAATATCTCATCAATAAAACGGCTTGCCGGCTGAAAGATATCCGGACGCTGCTCATGGATACGCGTGCCGGCAGCAAGGGGCATACGGTCATTGCGCAGGGGCAGATCGATCAGATTCTGAACGCCTCTCCGCAAGACCGGCGCGAATTGATTGAAGAGACCGCCGGGATTGTCCGCTACAAAAAACAAAAGGCCGAGGCCCTGCGCAAGCTCGACGCGACTCAGCAAAATATTTTGCGCGTGCGCGACATCATTGCGGAAGTGAAGAAGCAGCTGAACTCGCTGGAGCGGCAGGCGCGGCAGGCGCGCACCTACCAGACGTTGCAGCAGGAAGCGCGCTCCGTCGAGATCGAGTTGCTGACCAGAGAATTTATCGCGTTGCGGGCAGGTTTAAAAGACGTCGAAGCGGAGGTGTCGAGCCTCGATCAGCAAGAGTCCGAAACATCTGCTGGGCAGGCGCGATTTGCCACCGATTTGGAGCAATCTCGTTTGCGGGCGATTGACATCGGCGAGTCGACCGGAAAGATCCGCGAGGAGTTGGGCCAGGTTGAACATCGGCAGGCTCAGGCCTTGACGGCGGCTGAGGTCGAGCGGAACCGGAGCCAGTTATTCGAACAACAGCAGCAGCAAGAATCTCATGAGCTGGAAGGGCTGGCGGCCGCCCAGGAAGAATTAGCGCACTCGCTGGAAACGATCGAAGCCTCGCTGGTTTCGCTGGAAGAGGATTTGCTGTCGCGTGAACAGGCGTTTGCGGAACTTGACCAGGACATGGAGCGTCTTCTGCACCAGCGGGCCTCTGCTGTTGCGGAAGAAGAACGCGGACGGCTCGATATCATGCAGTTGGCGGTCTTGGTCGCGAATACCGAGCAGACGGTCGCGCAGTTGATCGCCAGAACAGGTGAAGTGGCCGATCGGGGAACCAAGCTGGTTGCGGAACAAGAGGAGCTGGAAGGCCATCGTTCGACGGCGTTGACCCGGCACGAAGCCCTGCGGCAGGAGTATGGCGAAGCGGGACGCATGGTCGCCATGATTCGCGCTCAACAGGAGAGTGTTCAGGCGGAGTCGGCGCAGGTTGCGACGGAGCAGCAGGAGCTCGACCGGGTGATTCTCCAGCGGTCGGAGGAATTGGCGGCGGTCGATTCGCGCTTGCAGGCTTTGCAAGGTGTCGTGCGCGAGGAAATGGGATACGGGCGGGAAGGCCAGGATGAAGGCACAGCGCTCAAGTCCTGCGAGGGCGTTCGCGATGCGATTGCCGAATGGCTCGTGATCCCTCCCGGCATGGACCGGGCGGTCGAAGCGGTCTTAGGAGAGCGTGTGCATGGGTGGTTTGTCGATGAGCCGTCCGTGGCGCAGCGCGCAATTAGCTTTCTTCGTGAGAAAGAGCTAGGCCGCGGAACCTTCATCCCGCAACGCCCGCGTTGGGAACGCGCAGGATCGGACGCTCATGCCTGGTGGCAGGCGCTCGCCGATCAAGCTGGGGTGGTGGGTCGGGCGGTCGATTTGATTCAAGCGGATGAGGCCAGGGCGGCGGCGAAAGATTGCCTGTTCGATAGTGTGGTGATCGTGGAGTCGCTGGAGCATGCGGTGCGATTGTGGGAGCGGCAGCTCTGGGCAGGGTCCGATGGACCGGTGTTGGTCACATTGGCAGGCGAAGTCATGGATGCGTCCGGCGTCATCAGCGGGGGGCATGCCCATGCGGGACAAGGCTTGCTGGAGCGCCGGCGCGAGGTGGTCAGCCTGGAGGCGAAGCGAACCGAACTGACGTTGTCGCTTGAATCGGACAAACAACGGCGTCTTGAATTGCAGGGACTCGGCCAGAGTTTGAGTCTGCAGATTCGGCAGTTGGCCGAGTCGCTGCGCGATACGGAAATGCAGGATTTGTCCTTGCGGAAAGACGAAGAAAACCTCCGTCAATTTATGGCGGACCTCGATGTGCGTCTGGCTGGGATTGCCGCAGAGATTCAAAAGGGAATGGCGGACCGGCAGAAGTTCGAGCAGGATGCGCGATCGGCGCAAGCGCAGCTGGCGCAGTGGCTCAGCGAGAAGGCCGGGCAAGAGGCTAGTTTGGGGCATGTGCGGGAGCGGCTGACGGCCATCGATCGAGACGGCCGCGCATTTCAAGAGCGGGTGACGGAAGCGCGATTGTTGTCGGAAGGGCTGCGCGCCAAGCAAGGGCATGAGCAGGCGAATCGGCTTCGCCTTAGGCAGCAGCAAGTCGAAAGCGAGCAGCGCCGGCAGGCTTTGCAAAGTCATCTTGAGGGATTGGTCCGCGATATTCAACACAGCCAGGAAGAGCGCAGCCGCCAGGAGGCCTTATGCCAGGAGTTCGGCGTCACGGCGGCGCAGATTAAAGCGCAGTTGGTGCTGGCGCAAGAACAACAGGCCCAGGAGATGGCGGTCGGACAGTCGCTGGAGGCCAGCTTGGACGAGGTGCGCCGCGCCATGTTGGCGGTGCGGGACTCGCGTATGGCGGTCGAGGTCCGCCGGGCTGAGTTGCGCACGCAATTGAGCGCGGTCGAAAGCACCTTGACGGGAACGTATCAGTTAGACCCGGTCGCGCTTGCCAGCGGTGCGGCGCCCAGTCAGGAATCTGCTGTCGATGCCGGAGGGGAAGACGTGGCTGAAGCGGTTCCCAATCCGTTGGCACAGGCACCTCAGTCTGAGCTGAAGGAGCAACTACAGAAGCTGCGCGACCGGCTCGACCGCATGGGGCCGATCAATCTGGCGGCCATCAGCGAGCATCAGGAACTCGACCAGCGCTATACCTTCTTGACGACGCAGGAGCAGGATCTAGCCACGTCGATCGGTTCTCTCAAGGAAATTATTCAACGGATCAATAAGACGACGAAGGATATGTTTGTTACGACCTTTGCCGAACTTCAGCAGAAGTTCGCTGAAGTATTCGGTCAGTTTTTCCCCGGCGGTCGCGCGGAGTTATTGTTAGTGGAGGAGCCTGCCGGCGAAAATGGAGAAGGCGCAGGGGGGCAGGACCCAGGCGTGGATATTGTGGCGCAACCTCCTGGGAAGCGATTGAAGAGCATCACGATGTTATCCGGCGGTGAAAAAACATTGACGGCGATGGCGTTGCTGTTCGCCAGCTTTTTGATCAGGCCGACGCCATTTTGTTTGCTCGACGAAATCGACGCCCCGCTCGATGAGGAAAATATCGGGCGTTTCACCGGTGTGTTGCGGGAGATGTCGAAGAACGCGCAGTTCCTCGTCATTACCCACAATAAACGTACTATGGCCATTGCCGATTCGTTGTTCGGCGTGACGATGGAGCAACCGGGCGTATCGAAGCTGGTGTCGGTGCGATTGGGCGATCTCCAGCCGGCCTGA
- a CDS encoding hypothetical protein (Evidence 4 : Unknown function but conserved in other organisms; MaGe:77309168) — protein MRGDEVIVVLFGIFVVLPLFGFYFFFMHRVYVHEVTKDVIRVRLFGLVTLRKVLLKEIESIEVVRRLELPDPTVLFHAEQWPGRPFAKEGILVRKRTGISRTLLMSPDNPNNFVLQVNKFRNSQEGKDRLNS, from the coding sequence ATGAGAGGCGACGAAGTAATTGTGGTCCTCTTTGGAATATTCGTGGTCCTGCCGCTATTTGGTTTCTACTTTTTTTTCATGCATCGCGTCTACGTTCATGAGGTCACAAAAGACGTGATCCGTGTCCGTTTATTCGGGCTTGTTACCTTGCGGAAAGTGCTACTTAAAGAAATTGAGTCAATAGAGGTTGTTCGACGGCTGGAATTGCCAGACCCAACGGTCTTGTTTCATGCTGAACAGTGGCCAGGGAGGCCTTTTGCAAAGGAAGGAATTCTTGTGCGAAAGCGAACTGGTATCAGCCGAACTTTGTTGATGTCCCCAGATAATCCTAATAATTTCGTGCTGCAGGTTAACAAGTTTCGTAATAGTCAAGAAGGTAAGGATAGGCTGAATTCCTGA
- a CDS encoding Phosphate regulon sensor protein PhoR (MaGe:77309170), with protein sequence MRLSIRWKVALGSLLAVTCGLAIAGLLAMQSLEQQEIAQLNDILDARSNLVEYSLQPAFAAPPSPEQQTHLRDVARQLGARALARVTVITADGAVIADSAVEDAGLSAIENHLSRPEVQQALATGQGRDIRASQTTGSRTMYRALRTELRYDGQPVILRLGLPMTLLEQETAKLQRHLAIAIGAAFLIALLLSLWMARSITKPLSDIADAARRLSAGDATIRIHTHSHDEVGLLGETLNHMTDQLRTKIDELSEDRAQLLAMLTSMVEGVMVLDCRGRILQINPALERMFDVRRTEIRGQISTEVLAHPELNSLITTILANRAGQEAEITLMPGGRCLHIETSVAGCERENEACAVLVFHDITELRRLEKIRKDFVANVSHELRTPLTSIKGYVEALLDGGKDNPDTAVNFLTIILKQSDRLNLILEDLLELSKIESGRVSFKEDPLDLRSVIERTLSMIKPLADKKKHHLVSSIDDRLPPIAGDESRLTQVLTNLLDNAVKYTPEQGTITVTAKSLPDQMVEFAVTDTGLGIPEQDRPRVFERFYRVDKARSREMGGTGLGLAIVKHIVEGHGGQVWVEAHPPQGSHFLVRLPIARPARSAAHTMDDKIQ encoded by the coding sequence ATGAGACTCTCCATCCGCTGGAAGGTCGCCCTCGGCAGCCTTCTGGCTGTTACCTGCGGGCTGGCCATCGCGGGCCTGCTGGCCATGCAATCGCTGGAGCAGCAGGAAATCGCCCAACTGAACGATATTCTGGACGCCAGAAGCAATCTGGTGGAATACAGCCTCCAGCCAGCGTTCGCCGCGCCGCCCTCCCCGGAACAACAGACGCATCTGAGAGACGTCGCCCGCCAGCTGGGAGCCAGAGCGCTCGCTCGCGTCACCGTCATCACCGCCGATGGCGCCGTCATCGCCGATAGCGCCGTGGAAGACGCGGGACTCTCCGCAATCGAAAACCACCTCTCCAGGCCGGAAGTTCAGCAAGCACTCGCGACGGGGCAGGGGCGGGACATTCGCGCCAGTCAAACAACCGGCAGCCGTACGATGTATCGCGCGCTTCGCACCGAACTGCGCTATGACGGCCAGCCGGTGATTCTGCGCCTCGGCCTTCCGATGACGCTGCTAGAGCAGGAAACCGCCAAGCTCCAGCGCCACCTGGCCATCGCCATCGGCGCCGCATTTCTCATCGCCCTCCTGCTCAGCCTCTGGATGGCTCGCAGCATTACCAAACCGCTCTCGGATATCGCCGACGCAGCCCGCCGGCTCTCAGCGGGCGATGCGACCATCCGCATCCACACCCACTCGCATGACGAAGTTGGCCTGCTGGGCGAAACCCTCAATCATATGACCGACCAGCTCCGCACGAAGATCGACGAGCTGTCGGAAGATCGCGCGCAGCTTCTGGCGATGCTGACGTCCATGGTCGAAGGCGTCATGGTTCTGGACTGCCGGGGGCGCATTCTCCAAATCAATCCGGCGCTCGAACGAATGTTCGACGTCCGCCGTACGGAGATCCGCGGGCAGATCAGCACCGAGGTCCTCGCGCATCCGGAGTTAAACAGCCTCATCACGACCATCCTCGCGAATCGAGCCGGCCAAGAAGCTGAAATTACGCTCATGCCGGGAGGCCGCTGCCTGCATATCGAAACATCGGTGGCCGGGTGCGAGCGCGAGAACGAAGCCTGCGCCGTCCTGGTCTTCCACGACATCACGGAGCTGCGCCGCCTGGAAAAAATCCGAAAGGACTTTGTGGCCAATGTGTCGCACGAACTGCGCACGCCCTTGACCTCGATCAAGGGCTACGTCGAGGCGCTCTTGGATGGAGGGAAAGACAACCCTGACACCGCCGTCAATTTCCTCACGATCATCCTGAAGCAAAGCGATCGGCTCAATCTGATCCTGGAAGATCTACTGGAGCTGTCCAAGATTGAATCGGGAAGAGTCTCATTCAAAGAAGATCCGCTGGATCTCCGCAGTGTCATCGAACGAACACTCTCGATGATCAAACCGCTCGCCGACAAAAAAAAGCACCACTTAGTCTCCAGCATCGATGACCGGCTCCCGCCGATTGCCGGAGACGAAAGCCGGCTCACGCAGGTCCTGACGAACCTCCTCGACAACGCCGTGAAGTACACGCCGGAGCAGGGCACTATTACCGTCACCGCGAAGAGTCTGCCAGACCAGATGGTGGAGTTTGCCGTGACAGATACCGGGCTCGGCATACCCGAACAAGACCGCCCGCGAGTCTTTGAACGCTTCTATCGAGTCGACAAGGCGCGCTCGCGCGAGATGGGAGGAACCGGGCTCGGCCTCGCCATCGTGAAGCATATTGTGGAAGGACATGGAGGGCAGGTGTGGGTGGAGGCTCACCCTCCGCAAGGCAGCCACTTTCTCGTCCGCCTGCCAATCGCCCGCCCGGCGAGAAGCGCCGCTCACACCATGGATGACAAAATCCAATAA